The Rhodocytophaga rosea genome has a segment encoding these proteins:
- a CDS encoding phytanoyl-CoA dioxygenase family protein, translating to MDYKQFTSADKEAFDRDGYVILKKFFSAEEVEAIYGTSRNDNIISQKSFDFNDSKGMRTKLALWYTPQDDVYGMYSRCQRMVRAVEMILGGTVAHYHSKLMQKEPKVGGAWEWHQDYGYWYNNGFLFPDMVSVMLALTSATVENGCLQVLKGSHKMGRIEHGITGQQVGASMEKVNEALKRMELVYVELEPGDTLFFHCNVLHRSEANLSEHSRWSLISAYNLVSNRSYKDEPASHYTPVSMVSDEAILQVKTQGIAASADFLTPEVDNKFKETITQ from the coding sequence ATGGACTACAAACAATTTACATCTGCCGACAAAGAAGCTTTTGACCGGGATGGGTATGTAATTCTCAAAAAATTTTTTTCTGCTGAAGAAGTGGAAGCTATATATGGCACTTCCAGAAACGACAATATCATAAGCCAGAAATCCTTTGACTTTAATGACAGCAAGGGGATGCGTACCAAACTGGCTTTGTGGTATACGCCGCAGGATGACGTATATGGCATGTATAGCCGCTGTCAGCGAATGGTACGTGCCGTGGAAATGATTTTAGGCGGAACAGTGGCACATTATCATTCCAAACTGATGCAGAAGGAACCTAAAGTGGGCGGCGCCTGGGAGTGGCACCAGGATTATGGATACTGGTATAACAATGGATTTTTATTTCCGGATATGGTAAGTGTAATGCTGGCTTTAACGTCGGCTACGGTAGAAAACGGATGTTTGCAGGTACTGAAAGGTTCACATAAAATGGGCCGCATAGAACATGGGATTACCGGTCAGCAGGTGGGAGCGAGTATGGAGAAAGTGAATGAGGCGCTCAAACGGATGGAACTGGTGTATGTCGAATTAGAACCTGGAGATACGCTGTTCTTTCATTGTAATGTATTACACCGCTCGGAAGCCAACCTGAGCGAACATTCCAGATGGTCGTTGATTTCGGCCTATAATCTGGTAAGCAATCGTTCTTACAAAGATGAACCTGCTTCGCATTACACACCGGTTTCTATGGTATCTGATGAAGCCATTTTACAAGTTAAAACACAGGGTATTGCTGCCAGCGCCGATTTTCTGACTCCTGAAGTGGATAATAAGTTTAAAGAAACCATTACGCAGTAA
- a CDS encoding IS630 family transposase: MLTFLLQRYYAPLAAKGVVSHWKVYYQDESRFGLMTVLRRAITLAGIKPVGAYQHRFIYRYCYGLVEPLTGDHFFITAPQVNTLYFEYMLEEFSRHQPQVFKFIFVDKAGYHRAKALQVPQNIRLVYLPSSNPELNPVERLWGDMKNKVAFHNFSHEQELEAWITNTAKSYGQRQIASLTGYPYILEAISKITTSME; encoded by the coding sequence GTGCTCACTTTCCTCTTACAGCGCTACTATGCTCCTTTGGCTGCCAAAGGGGTAGTCAGCCATTGGAAGGTGTACTATCAGGATGAGAGCCGCTTTGGTTTGATGACTGTTTTGAGAAGAGCCATCACCCTTGCCGGCATAAAACCGGTAGGAGCCTATCAGCACCGCTTCATCTACCGCTACTGCTATGGATTGGTAGAACCGCTGACAGGAGATCACTTCTTTATTACTGCCCCACAGGTTAACACGCTTTACTTTGAGTATATGCTTGAGGAGTTTAGCCGCCATCAACCGCAAGTGTTCAAGTTTATCTTTGTAGACAAAGCAGGCTATCACCGGGCAAAAGCCTTGCAAGTGCCCCAAAATATCCGCCTGGTGTATTTACCTTCTTCCAACCCTGAACTCAATCCGGTCGAAAGGCTGTGGGGGGATATGAAAAACAAAGTAGCTTTTCACAACTTCAGCCATGAACAAGAACTGGAAGCCTGGATCACTAATACGGCTAAAAGTTATGGGCAAAGACAGATCGCCTCTCTAACCGGATACCCTTACATTTTAGAAGCCATCAGCAAGATTACAACCTCTATGGAATAG
- a CDS encoding helix-turn-helix domain-containing protein, whose product MGRVTKTELIESAEQLLKMSKKIAHPLAGARLRAFYLYKSGQAKAYGQIAAAVGYERHAVGQWFRLYKQKGLQACLQIDPGGHKRASQIAGKVLEQLKAKLADPNNYFTSYKQIHEWLHTAHGIDLSYEHVHWFVHRQLGAKLKVVRKSNLKKDLAYEQKYKKTKLGAHFPLTALLCSFGCQRGSQPLEGVLSG is encoded by the coding sequence ATGGGAAGAGTAACCAAAACTGAGCTCATCGAGAGTGCCGAGCAGTTGCTGAAGATGAGCAAAAAAATAGCCCATCCGCTAGCCGGAGCCAGACTGCGGGCTTTTTACCTCTACAAGAGTGGGCAGGCTAAAGCGTATGGACAAATAGCTGCTGCCGTAGGCTATGAGCGTCATGCAGTGGGCCAGTGGTTCCGGCTTTACAAACAGAAAGGGCTGCAAGCCTGTCTTCAGATAGATCCGGGCGGCCACAAAAGGGCATCACAGATTGCAGGTAAAGTACTTGAGCAGTTGAAGGCAAAGCTTGCTGATCCAAACAACTATTTTACTTCTTATAAGCAAATCCATGAGTGGTTGCACACGGCGCATGGCATTGATCTGAGCTATGAGCATGTACATTGGTTTGTCCACCGACAGCTGGGGGCAAAGCTGAAAGTGGTTAGAAAGAGCAACCTGAAAAAGGATCTAGCCTATGAGCAGAAGTATAAAAAAACTAAACTTGGTGCTCACTTTCCTCTTACAGCGCTACTATGCTCCTTTGGCTGCCAAAGGGGTAGTCAGCCATTGGAAGGTGTACTATCAGGATGA
- a CDS encoding Ig-like domain-containing protein: MMSLKLYHLQLILLTCTLFTKAFGRQSDTQFIKTIGTVNLVEQSGQNVFTGSFFNKTDMATAYLSGEETYITANTGIEPIKVYLSEDTLAPVLTSFSPDNGATEIATNTYLVLVFSEEIIKGTGNIIVSQGGITQVIPVNNAVISVAGNQVTIVPDSFTNNSTISISITAGTFKDLAGNEFAGLAEGEWIFTTVGQADIPSALISFSPMNDENNVSVDATLSITFNEEVFVGSGEITIKQGNTTQIIELSDERVSIAGTTVTINPDNFPGNTLITVSIPSSAFVDVTGYEFAGITDGEWSFTTVGQADTPPVITSFSPENTAGNVPVNASLTISFNEEVFVGSGEITLTQGSSTQILPLTDERISIAGNTVTINPDDFPYSTSITVSIPSSVFVDSIGYEFAGIVPGEWSFTTVSQPEQSVVKFILVNADTDRPLMPLEEGDVIDLSKLPTQNLNIQVITNPGVVGSVLIDLDGKLVVENQLPYAYGGGAGTNYNAITLPVGNHTLTATPYSERTAYTATTGNGLKGKELTIHFTITGTSVNSLVLLNADTNEDILALKNGDVIDLANFPAENLNIRAITNPERLGSVVFKLNELSIRENHFPYAIGGDINGDFRSWTLPAGNHTLTATPYQYMGSGGKKGAAHTVSFSVVNTNPAARINYADNEGISGKVAAFPNPFHDRTLISFSTPDKGYARLEIYDAKGLFISSPYQADLEAGKWYSVVYEAGMLKSGVYVVKLVTQRYSRNYKLVLTK, translated from the coding sequence ATGATGAGCTTAAAACTTTACCACCTGCAACTGATACTACTCACATGCACTCTTTTTACAAAGGCATTCGGACGGCAATCAGACACTCAATTTATTAAAACCATTGGTACTGTAAATCTTGTTGAACAATCTGGCCAAAACGTGTTTACAGGCAGTTTTTTTAATAAAACAGATATGGCTACAGCTTATCTTTCAGGAGAAGAAACGTATATAACTGCAAACACAGGTATTGAACCTATTAAAGTGTACCTGTCTGAAGATACACTAGCACCGGTGCTAACCTCTTTCTCGCCAGATAACGGTGCCACCGAAATAGCCACAAACACGTACCTTGTACTTGTCTTCAGTGAAGAAATAATAAAAGGAACGGGAAATATAATCGTTAGCCAGGGGGGAATTACACAGGTTATTCCCGTGAATAATGCAGTGATAAGTGTGGCTGGCAATCAGGTTACCATCGTTCCGGATAGTTTTACTAACAATTCCACTATTTCAATAAGTATCACAGCAGGAACTTTCAAGGATCTGGCAGGAAATGAGTTTGCTGGATTAGCTGAAGGGGAATGGATTTTTACAACGGTGGGCCAGGCAGATATACCTTCTGCCCTAATTTCCTTCTCTCCCATGAATGACGAAAATAATGTATCGGTAGACGCAACCCTGAGTATTACTTTTAATGAAGAGGTATTTGTAGGGTCGGGAGAGATCACTATTAAGCAGGGCAACACTACCCAGATCATTGAACTTTCCGACGAAAGAGTAAGCATTGCGGGTACTACTGTTACTATTAACCCAGATAATTTCCCTGGTAATACCTTAATTACAGTAAGTATTCCTTCCAGTGCTTTTGTAGATGTCACTGGTTATGAGTTTGCAGGAATTACGGATGGTGAATGGAGTTTTACAACGGTAGGCCAGGCAGATACACCTCCGGTTATCACCAGTTTTTCTCCGGAAAATACGGCAGGGAATGTACCAGTAAATGCCAGCCTAACCATTTCATTTAACGAAGAGGTGTTTGTAGGGTCGGGGGAGATTACTCTTACACAAGGCAGTAGTACCCAAATACTTCCCCTCACCGACGAAAGGATAAGCATTGCCGGGAATACAGTTACCATCAACCCGGATGATTTTCCATATAGTACAAGTATTACAGTAAGTATTCCTTCCAGTGTATTTGTAGATTCCATAGGGTATGAATTCGCTGGTATTGTGCCTGGTGAATGGAGCTTTACCACCGTATCCCAGCCTGAGCAATCTGTGGTAAAATTCATCCTGGTAAATGCCGATACTGACCGCCCTCTGATGCCGCTCGAAGAAGGTGATGTAATTGACCTCTCCAAACTTCCCACCCAGAACCTGAATATACAGGTAATTACCAATCCGGGTGTGGTGGGAAGTGTACTGATTGATTTGGATGGAAAGCTAGTGGTAGAGAACCAGCTTCCGTATGCCTACGGTGGAGGTGCCGGCACGAATTATAATGCTATCACCCTGCCGGTAGGAAATCATACACTTACGGCAACTCCTTATTCGGAACGGACGGCTTACACAGCTACCACCGGAAATGGATTGAAGGGTAAGGAACTCACCATACACTTTACAATAACTGGCACGTCCGTAAACAGCTTAGTGCTGCTCAATGCCGATACAAATGAAGATATCCTGGCGTTGAAGAATGGAGATGTGATTGACCTGGCTAATTTTCCTGCTGAAAATCTGAACATACGGGCCATTACAAACCCGGAAAGGCTGGGAAGTGTGGTATTCAAACTTAATGAACTTTCAATCCGGGAAAACCATTTTCCCTATGCCATTGGCGGCGATATAAACGGAGATTTCCGTTCCTGGACTTTACCTGCAGGCAACCATACACTTACAGCTACTCCTTATCAGTATATGGGTTCTGGTGGTAAGAAGGGAGCCGCACATACCGTTAGTTTTAGTGTGGTAAATACTAATCCGGCTGCCAGAATAAATTATGCCGACAACGAAGGTATATCTGGTAAGGTTGCTGCTTTTCCCAACCCATTTCACGATCGCACGCTCATTTCATTTAGCACCCCAGATAAAGGATATGCACGTCTCGAAATCTATGATGCCAAGGGCTTGTTTATCAGCAGCCCTTATCAAGCCGACCTAGAGGCAGGCAAATGGTATTCAGTAGTTTATGAAGCTGGTATGCTCAAAAGTGGAGTATATGTAGTAAAACTTGTTACCCAGCGGTACAGCAGGAATTATAAACTAGTATTGACAAAATGA
- a CDS encoding type 1 periplasmic binding fold superfamily protein — MLRITKHFLLLVLFSFLVTSCDKDEENPIEENEEELITTVKLTLTNKSNASETVTATWKDPEGDGSPIITGLTLKPGTTYDGRIEFLDESNPANVKDITDEIEKEGDAHEIFYTVTGAAMNVNKTDADNKGFPLGLTTTFTAATTSSGTLTITLKHKPDGLKQAGDDINVGSTDAEPVFPVSIQ; from the coding sequence ATGTTAAGAATCACCAAACATTTCCTGCTTTTAGTACTGTTTTCATTTCTTGTAACCAGTTGCGACAAAGACGAAGAAAACCCAATTGAGGAAAATGAAGAAGAACTGATCACCACCGTTAAACTAACGCTAACAAATAAATCCAATGCCTCAGAAACGGTTACAGCTACCTGGAAAGATCCGGAAGGAGATGGTTCACCCATCATAACCGGCCTGACACTGAAGCCTGGAACGACATATGACGGCAGGATTGAATTTCTGGATGAGTCGAATCCGGCGAATGTGAAAGATATTACAGATGAAATTGAAAAGGAAGGTGATGCCCACGAGATATTTTATACTGTAACTGGTGCTGCCATGAATGTAAACAAAACAGATGCAGATAACAAAGGCTTTCCTCTTGGATTGACAACTACTTTTACTGCCGCTACTACCAGCAGCGGTACGCTAACCATTACGCTCAAACACAAACCCGATGGACTCAAACAAGCGGGAGATGATATAAATGTAGGCTCAACCGATGCTGAACCTGTGTTTCCGGTTTCGATTCAATAA